One Fibrobacter sp. UBA4297 DNA window includes the following coding sequences:
- a CDS encoding M16 family metallopeptidase: MSCALVPALLAGTSKAAVNLPVHKEVLDNGLTVLLYPNKQAPTVSFRLFYVTGSVHEVPGKSGLAHILEHELFKGTKKVGIMDSVADARFIEKQDSLQALIRPTKIAGDTALLKKLTAEHDSVLNEHRKIFVKDELWGAYQAAGGTGLNAFTSDLLTAYTVTLPKNKIELFMWLESDRMQNAVLREFYSERSVVREERRMRYDDRPTGRFYETLNSMIYEAFPYRVPTIGWPSDIENLTREQADEHYRKYYKPRNAILVMAGDLDTLETMSLVKKYFGPIPTGDAFSPLTVRDPEQAGEKRLVVKRKDAPNLYTLVFKTPAVGDSTLYALDIAEGVLNGRSGRLYKRLVEEEKLAVGVSASNSPNKYVSEFSVRVNLRPDANREKVEKIVWEELEKLKNEQVSEREFQKVKNRAYAGLVRSLTDMENVATMLGWYEVYGDYRIFLNWADNLDKVNVRDVQNVAKKTFIRDKSVAGFLVKE; this comes from the coding sequence ATGAGCTGCGCGCTTGTCCCGGCACTGTTGGCGGGGACGTCTAAGGCCGCAGTAAACTTGCCCGTGCATAAGGAAGTCCTTGACAATGGACTCACGGTGCTTTTGTATCCGAACAAGCAAGCTCCGACGGTGAGCTTCCGCCTGTTTTATGTGACGGGTTCCGTTCATGAAGTTCCCGGCAAGTCTGGGCTTGCGCACATCTTGGAACACGAACTTTTCAAGGGTACGAAAAAAGTCGGCATTATGGACAGTGTTGCAGATGCCCGGTTTATAGAAAAGCAGGATTCCTTGCAGGCGTTAATTCGTCCGACAAAAATTGCCGGTGATACGGCCCTCCTGAAAAAACTTACGGCCGAACACGATTCCGTGTTGAACGAACACCGCAAGATTTTTGTCAAGGACGAACTGTGGGGCGCCTACCAGGCTGCTGGCGGAACTGGACTCAACGCCTTTACGAGCGATCTGCTCACGGCGTATACGGTGACGCTTCCGAAGAATAAGATAGAACTCTTTATGTGGCTGGAATCGGACCGCATGCAGAATGCCGTTTTGCGCGAGTTCTATTCGGAACGATCTGTGGTGCGCGAAGAGCGCCGCATGCGTTATGACGACCGTCCGACAGGCCGCTTTTACGAGACTCTCAATTCCATGATTTACGAGGCGTTCCCGTACCGCGTGCCGACAATTGGCTGGCCTAGTGATATCGAAAACCTGACTCGCGAACAGGCTGACGAACATTATCGCAAGTATTACAAGCCTCGCAATGCTATTCTCGTCATGGCCGGTGACTTGGATACGCTTGAGACGATGTCTCTTGTGAAAAAGTATTTTGGCCCTATACCGACTGGCGATGCGTTCTCTCCGCTTACGGTTCGCGATCCGGAGCAGGCCGGTGAAAAGCGTTTGGTCGTAAAGCGCAAAGATGCCCCGAATCTGTATACGCTTGTGTTTAAGACTCCCGCAGTGGGGGATAGCACGCTTTACGCTCTAGATATTGCTGAGGGCGTATTAAATGGTCGCTCGGGCAGGCTTTATAAACGTCTTGTTGAAGAGGAAAAGCTCGCCGTCGGTGTCAGTGCAAGCAACAGCCCGAACAAGTATGTTTCTGAATTCTCCGTCCGCGTGAATTTGCGACCGGATGCCAACCGTGAAAAAGTTGAAAAAATTGTTTGGGAAGAACTTGAAAAACTCAAGAATGAACAGGTCAGCGAACGCGAATTCCAGAAGGTCAAGAACCGCGCGTATGCAGGACTCGTCCGTAGTTTGACGGATATGGAAAATGTTGCGACGATGCTAGGCTGGTATGAAGTCTATGGCGATTACCGCATCTTCCTCAACTGGGCCGATAATTTGGACAAAGTCAATGTCCGTGATGTGCAAAACGTTGCAAAGAAGACGTTTATCCGTGATAAGTCTGTAGCCGGTTTCTTGGTGAAAGAATAA
- a CDS encoding NADH-quinone oxidoreductase subunit C, which translates to MTVEEIFAALEGKFDVKREPLDKWGVTAVVAAPYLHNAVQFLKEESGIKFDMLVDIAGIDYLTYPNHEGPRFAVSYAFKSMKNPGARIRLKVLVSEENLKVPTISDLYANANWYEREVYDQFGVIFEGHPDLRRLLNHVEFVGHPLRKDYPAQKRQWLSTNDYLLPELEKRLEELGYKVIQRSKEVETNDNEFLEGSIKE; encoded by the coding sequence ATGACTGTTGAAGAAATCTTCGCCGCCCTTGAAGGAAAGTTTGACGTCAAGCGCGAACCGCTCGACAAGTGGGGTGTCACGGCTGTCGTTGCTGCTCCCTATCTGCATAACGCAGTCCAGTTCCTCAAGGAAGAATCCGGCATCAAGTTCGATATGCTCGTGGACATTGCCGGTATCGACTACTTGACTTACCCGAATCACGAAGGCCCTCGCTTTGCGGTCTCTTATGCTTTCAAGAGCATGAAGAATCCGGGTGCCCGCATCCGTCTTAAGGTGCTGGTGTCCGAAGAAAACCTCAAGGTCCCGACGATTAGCGACCTCTATGCCAATGCGAACTGGTACGAACGCGAAGTCTATGACCAGTTCGGTGTGATTTTTGAAGGTCATCCGGACCTCCGCCGCCTGTTGAACCACGTTGAATTTGTTGGCCATCCGCTGCGCAAGGATTACCCTGCCCAGAAGCGCCAGTGGCTTTCGACAAACGACTACCTGCTTCCGGAACTCGAAAAGCGCCTCGAAGAACTTGGCTACAAGGTCATCCAGCGCTCTAAGGAAGTGGAAACGAACGACAATGAATTTTTGGAAGGGAGTATCAAGGAATGA
- a CDS encoding complex I 24 kDa subunit family protein, whose protein sequence is MREHITGAVQFVSNNHLKFDRPAQPIDALPDPGQKFGYVNKPVPQPPTAEVLAKLNTPEIKERCADLLSRYPVGQAALLEVLWLVQGVFGWVPREGIRWAANVCGCAPAHALGVATFYTMYNHAPKGKFLLQFCRNISCTIKGAPSLIAYVEHALNIKTGETTPDGLFTILQVECLGSCGNGPMMLVNDDFATDADGDVLTMKPGTKLTTDSIDRILKWCYAHENNIPKHDVLGGTVKGHCGHPGAPGAIAKPQVADYAPPSPVLNVKSEADETGATLTWKGAPEFTKIVVEKKNGNDWVAVGEPGVKDKAFVDPNGKVGDEYRMIATSGERVAKPSAVAVTKQKSAPEQKAV, encoded by the coding sequence ATGAGAGAACATATTACTGGCGCTGTCCAATTTGTCTCGAACAATCATTTGAAGTTCGACCGTCCGGCGCAGCCGATTGATGCTTTGCCGGATCCGGGCCAGAAGTTTGGCTATGTGAACAAGCCTGTGCCGCAGCCGCCTACGGCTGAAGTGCTCGCGAAGCTCAATACGCCTGAAATCAAGGAACGCTGCGCTGATTTGCTCAGCCGCTATCCGGTGGGTCAGGCTGCACTCCTCGAAGTGCTTTGGCTCGTGCAGGGCGTGTTTGGCTGGGTGCCGCGTGAAGGTATCCGCTGGGCTGCAAACGTCTGCGGTTGCGCTCCGGCTCATGCTCTTGGCGTTGCTACGTTCTACACAATGTACAACCACGCTCCGAAGGGCAAGTTCCTCTTGCAGTTCTGCCGTAACATCAGCTGCACCATCAAGGGCGCTCCGAGTTTAATCGCTTATGTGGAACATGCTTTGAATATCAAGACGGGCGAAACGACTCCGGATGGTCTCTTTACGATCCTCCAGGTGGAATGCCTCGGTTCTTGCGGCAACGGCCCGATGATGCTCGTGAACGACGACTTCGCTACAGACGCTGATGGCGACGTGCTCACGATGAAGCCGGGTACAAAGCTTACGACCGACAGCATCGACCGCATCCTCAAGTGGTGCTATGCTCATGAAAACAACATCCCGAAGCACGATGTGCTCGGCGGTACGGTGAAGGGCCACTGCGGTCATCCGGGTGCTCCGGGTGCTATTGCAAAGCCGCAGGTAGCTGACTACGCTCCGCCTTCTCCGGTTTTGAATGTCAAGTCCGAAGCTGACGAAACGGGCGCCACCCTCACTTGGAAGGGCGCTCCGGAATTCACGAAGATTGTCGTCGAAAAGAAGAACGGCAACGACTGGGTCGCCGTGGGCGAGCCGGGCGTGAAGGACAAGGCTTTTGTGGACCCGAACGGAAAGGTCGGCGACGAATACCGTATGATTGCGACCTCCGGTGAACGTGTTGCTAAACCCTCGGCTGTTGCTGTGACTAAGCAGAAGTCCGCACCGGAACAAAAGGCGGTTTAA
- a CDS encoding carboxypeptidase-like regulatory domain-containing protein: MMNFKILNTAGIFALASLFSACTDENHAGVLTETESGTTIASIVIDGSGSPVVSARVSLLSANHVATRMAPIKTATTDENGKYTIDSVAAGEYALQISNTEHTQSAYQTLTVKDSKTDLQTLNVPEAKLEENASLELDLGTYDLDKGDTLCITGTLNCTAVSESDLKSGTVKLDEIPPAEFTNIILIRGAGRDTSTRNVKWDFVPGEKLEVSSEFVTVTVPEEALSAAKKLNGEKTLESMIVPVTIPTKVKNPVLIDNNGDSLAVFKAENDADSSLYFTAIPSIDAGTYKFTTVSSETAYKASAISRVFAESKSGLSVTEGDFMNTFITDTTSNSLGISFWIEEDGSKIAEADSLIIDSKENDVTYRLRVGEKPEQLCTNFYRRVSKDSTYTDSFPELGNSYCHDVLDGERHHYALYIKANHVVIAIDGKTVEDTKMKNAFIIFPGFVTGNHKLKNLTVFSLKQSAIAQSDDSGWERLQAWLSAYYLLQK, from the coding sequence ATGATGAACTTTAAGATTTTAAATACAGCAGGGATTTTTGCCCTCGCATCGCTTTTCTCCGCCTGTACCGACGAAAACCATGCCGGCGTGCTCACAGAAACTGAATCCGGCACGACCATCGCAAGCATCGTCATCGACGGAAGTGGATCCCCGGTCGTAAGCGCAAGAGTAAGCCTACTTTCGGCAAACCACGTCGCCACGCGCATGGCCCCCATCAAGACCGCCACGACGGACGAAAACGGCAAATACACCATTGACAGCGTCGCTGCTGGCGAATACGCTTTGCAGATTAGCAATACGGAACACACACAGTCCGCCTACCAGACGCTCACAGTCAAAGACTCCAAGACCGACCTACAGACGCTCAACGTCCCCGAAGCAAAGCTCGAAGAGAATGCAAGCCTCGAACTTGACCTCGGCACGTACGATCTTGACAAGGGCGACACGCTCTGCATCACGGGTACGCTAAACTGCACCGCAGTCAGCGAAAGCGACCTCAAGTCGGGAACCGTCAAGCTCGATGAAATTCCGCCTGCAGAATTCACGAACATCATCCTCATCCGAGGCGCCGGTCGCGACACCTCGACGCGCAACGTCAAGTGGGACTTTGTCCCTGGCGAAAAGCTCGAAGTCTCTTCAGAATTCGTAACGGTCACCGTTCCGGAAGAAGCCTTGAGCGCCGCAAAGAAGCTGAACGGCGAGAAGACTCTTGAATCCATGATTGTTCCGGTAACGATCCCCACGAAGGTCAAGAACCCGGTTCTCATTGACAACAACGGAGACTCGCTCGCAGTCTTTAAAGCCGAAAACGATGCGGACTCGTCGCTTTACTTCACGGCAATCCCAAGCATTGACGCAGGTACATACAAATTCACAACCGTATCAAGCGAAACCGCATACAAGGCTTCCGCAATTTCCAGAGTGTTTGCCGAATCCAAATCAGGTTTGTCCGTCACCGAAGGTGATTTCATGAATACATTCATCACGGATACGACAAGCAATAGCCTCGGCATCAGCTTCTGGATTGAAGAAGACGGCAGCAAAATCGCAGAAGCCGACTCTTTGATTATTGATTCAAAAGAAAACGATGTCACATACCGTCTGAGGGTAGGTGAAAAGCCTGAGCAGCTCTGCACCAACTTCTACAGGAGAGTCTCAAAAGACTCGACGTATACGGATTCGTTCCCTGAACTCGGTAACTCTTACTGCCACGATGTCTTGGACGGGGAACGCCATCACTACGCCTTGTACATCAAGGCAAACCATGTCGTTATCGCCATTGACGGAAAGACCGTCGAAGACACCAAGATGAAAAACGCCTTCATCATATTCCCGGGCTTCGTCACAGGAAACCACAAGCTCAAGAACCTGACCGTATTCTCGCTCAAGCAATCCGCAATCGCCCAAAGCGACGACAGTGGCTGGGAACGCCTGCAAGCCTGGCTCTCCGCCTACTACTTGTTGCAGAAGTAA
- a CDS encoding 4Fe-4S dicluster domain-containing protein, with the protein MKVLVHNRGVCLECAGCVGVCPKMALDMYGLDLQIDQEKCIKCGLCTRACPAGALKIQELNDVL; encoded by the coding sequence ATGAAAGTTCTCGTTCACAACAGAGGTGTTTGCCTGGAATGCGCCGGTTGCGTCGGCGTGTGTCCCAAGATGGCGCTAGACATGTACGGTCTAGATTTGCAAATCGATCAGGAAAAGTGCATCAAGTGCGGTCTCTGCACAAGAGCATGCCCCGCAGGCGCCCTCAAGATCCAGGAGTTGAACGATGTTCTGTAA
- a CDS encoding NADH-quinone oxidoreductase subunit D: MIVLDPNGEKLNLMPLNVGPSHPATHGCLRFLTALDGETIVASVEEIGYLHRGFEKMVERGTWQQVVPYTDRLNYCSAIMNNIAFCRTVENMFGVEIPERCKVLRVIVNELSRINDHFVCVAAAFQDLGGTTPFMYAFNPREEIMCIWERLTGARLTNSFARIGGLYRDSYDGFEQDVLAALNSTEKALKDLHACLDRNRIFLDRTVGIGKISAEKAISYGWTGPCLRASGVASDLRKDEPYYDYETYDWEVVVGTQGDCNDRLQVRLAEIEESVKIVRQALKRLAPGPVDIVDPRIRVPSHKLAYQDMEGLIGRFKSVYEGIRVPEGEYYCGSECANGELGFTIISDGSGHPYRIKVRPPCLTQFAAFHELVEGGLLADSMAVLSGLNIIAGELDR; encoded by the coding sequence ATGATCGTATTAGATCCGAATGGCGAAAAGCTGAATTTGATGCCCTTGAACGTTGGGCCTAGCCACCCGGCGACTCACGGTTGCTTGCGCTTCTTGACCGCTTTGGATGGCGAAACCATCGTGGCATCCGTCGAAGAAATCGGCTACCTGCACCGCGGGTTCGAAAAGATGGTGGAACGCGGTACTTGGCAGCAAGTCGTTCCGTACACGGACCGCTTGAACTACTGCTCTGCTATCATGAACAACATTGCGTTCTGCCGCACTGTCGAAAACATGTTCGGTGTTGAAATCCCGGAACGCTGCAAGGTGCTCCGCGTGATTGTGAACGAACTTAGCCGTATCAACGACCACTTTGTGTGCGTTGCTGCTGCGTTCCAGGACTTGGGCGGTACGACTCCGTTCATGTACGCCTTCAACCCGCGTGAAGAAATCATGTGCATCTGGGAAAGGCTCACAGGTGCTCGCCTTACGAACAGCTTTGCACGCATTGGCGGTCTCTACCGCGATAGCTACGACGGTTTTGAACAGGACGTTCTCGCTGCCCTCAATTCTACCGAAAAGGCATTGAAGGACTTGCACGCCTGCTTGGACAGAAACCGCATATTCCTCGACCGTACGGTGGGTATCGGCAAGATTTCTGCCGAAAAGGCTATCAGCTACGGCTGGACGGGCCCCTGCCTCCGTGCATCCGGTGTTGCCTCTGACCTCCGCAAGGACGAACCGTACTACGATTATGAAACCTACGACTGGGAAGTCGTGGTCGGCACTCAGGGCGACTGCAACGACCGTCTGCAGGTTCGTTTGGCTGAAATTGAAGAATCCGTGAAGATTGTGCGCCAGGCTTTGAAGCGCCTCGCTCCGGGCCCGGTCGATATCGTTGATCCGCGTATCCGCGTGCCGTCTCACAAGCTCGCTTACCAGGATATGGAAGGCCTTATCGGTCGCTTCAAGAGCGTTTACGAAGGCATCCGCGTTCCGGAAGGCGAATACTACTGCGGGAGCGAATGCGCTAACGGTGAACTTGGCTTCACGATTATTTCTGACGGCTCTGGCCATCCGTACCGTATCAAGGTGCGTCCGCCTTGCCTCACGCAGTTTGCTGCATTCCATGAACTCGTCGAAGGCGGTCTCTTGGCTGACTCCATGGCCGTGCTTTCGGGTCTCAACATTATTGCTGGAGAACTTGACCGATGA
- a CDS encoding NAD(P)/FAD-dependent oxidoreductase: MFCNSEYDVVVIGAGPGGSVAARNLSRAGHKVLLLEKREKIGYPVRCGEASTKLSDLQTYGPIDEDCIETIINGLYIYGPNGVNIDLSQKGTGIMLNREKFDPWLAHLAANDGVEVVTRARAEFVGDVESGTRLVRVKLGEGAGESTEEVRAKMVIAADGVESRIGRQVGLDCLQKPAFTCTGVDIQVQGILTKPDYLTFWQGHDFINDGYIWSFPKVKSNVTNFGAGFLISNNHGSNVLDITMEWLYKLFPGAQINHVVGGVIPVSSVLKDYTLDRFALVGDAAHHTNPLTGGGIAAAMRAGRFCAQTVHEGLECGNLSKEFLKTYEKRCYDYFGRMHDFEYKFRRFLLNVNKDEQTELYKVLQNFAKHGCKKRAFLQTPVSSAKMLYKFMRFK; encoded by the coding sequence ATGTTCTGTAATAGCGAATACGATGTCGTCGTCATTGGCGCAGGTCCCGGCGGAAGCGTTGCCGCCAGGAATCTTTCCCGTGCGGGCCACAAAGTTCTCCTTCTCGAAAAGCGCGAGAAGATTGGCTACCCTGTGCGCTGCGGCGAAGCGAGCACCAAGCTTTCGGACTTGCAGACTTACGGCCCGATTGACGAAGACTGCATCGAAACGATTATCAACGGACTTTATATTTACGGCCCGAACGGCGTGAACATCGACCTTTCGCAAAAGGGCACGGGCATCATGCTCAACCGCGAAAAGTTCGACCCGTGGCTCGCCCACCTCGCCGCAAACGACGGCGTAGAAGTCGTCACTCGCGCCCGTGCAGAATTTGTCGGAGATGTCGAAAGTGGAACCCGTCTCGTGCGCGTAAAGCTCGGCGAAGGCGCCGGTGAATCGACCGAAGAAGTCCGCGCCAAGATGGTCATTGCCGCAGACGGTGTCGAAAGCCGCATCGGTCGCCAAGTCGGACTCGATTGCCTCCAGAAGCCTGCATTCACCTGCACCGGTGTCGATATCCAGGTGCAAGGCATCCTCACCAAGCCGGACTACCTCACGTTCTGGCAAGGTCACGACTTTATCAATGACGGTTACATCTGGAGTTTCCCGAAGGTCAAATCTAACGTCACGAACTTCGGCGCAGGATTCCTGATTTCGAACAACCACGGCTCAAACGTCTTGGACATCACGATGGAATGGCTCTACAAGCTCTTCCCGGGAGCGCAAATCAATCACGTTGTCGGAGGCGTCATTCCAGTTTCGAGCGTTCTGAAAGATTACACGCTGGACCGCTTTGCCCTCGTTGGCGACGCCGCCCATCACACAAACCCGCTTACCGGTGGCGGCATCGCGGCCGCCATGCGTGCTGGACGGTTCTGCGCCCAGACCGTCCACGAGGGCCTCGAATGCGGTAACTTGAGCAAGGAATTCCTCAAGACGTACGAAAAGCGCTGCTACGATTACTTTGGTCGCATGCACGACTTTGAATACAAGTTCCGCAGATTTCTCCTTAACGTGAACAAGGACGAACAGACGGAACTCTACAAGGTTCTCCAGAACTTCGCGAAGCACGGCTGCAAAAAGCGCGCCTTCTTGCAAACGCCTGTTTCCTCTGCGAAAATGCTTTACAAGTTCATGAGGTTCAAATAG
- a CDS encoding TIGR02147 family protein: protein MENYIDIYQFTHFRKYLEEYQAARVQSDPEFTRTGICNMLGLPKTRSYFADVLRGKKVSPRMTAKFIEVLGLNKKAAKYFETMVKLDQAKTETARSAAMEELLHLHPNPQHILDSNTYEYYNHWYHSAMFAILDAMDVTDDLTPVQKRIFPKIPLGKIKDSLSLLEKLGLARKNESGFWKPTKESISSGPYNNAELIKQYQLQCFELSKQALITRPKMPTVMSTLTFSISNNAYKKLESELQEFKAKARRIISEDNEKANGVYQMNLHLFSNLDPEVKA, encoded by the coding sequence GTGGAAAACTATATCGACATTTACCAGTTTACGCACTTCCGCAAGTACTTGGAAGAATACCAGGCGGCCAGAGTCCAGTCCGACCCGGAATTCACCCGTACCGGAATTTGCAATATGCTCGGCCTCCCCAAGACGCGCAGCTACTTTGCCGATGTTCTCAGAGGGAAAAAGGTCAGCCCCCGCATGACAGCCAAGTTTATCGAAGTCCTCGGCCTCAACAAGAAGGCCGCCAAGTACTTCGAGACCATGGTGAAGCTCGACCAGGCAAAAACCGAAACCGCCCGTAGCGCCGCCATGGAAGAACTGTTGCACCTGCACCCCAATCCGCAGCATATCCTCGATTCGAACACCTACGAATACTATAACCATTGGTACCATAGCGCAATGTTTGCTATTCTTGATGCTATGGACGTTACAGATGACTTGACACCGGTGCAAAAGAGAATCTTCCCGAAAATTCCACTCGGAAAGATTAAGGACTCGTTGTCTCTTTTGGAAAAGCTGGGCCTCGCCCGCAAGAACGAATCTGGTTTCTGGAAGCCGACCAAGGAATCCATCTCCAGCGGTCCGTACAACAATGCGGAACTCATCAAGCAGTACCAACTGCAATGTTTTGAACTTTCGAAGCAGGCGCTCATCACGCGCCCCAAGATGCCGACCGTCATGAGCACGCTCACCTTCAGCATCTCGAACAACGCCTACAAGAAACTTGAATCCGAACTCCAGGAATTCAAGGCGAAGGCAAGACGCATCATCAGCGAAGATAACGAAAAGGCAAACGGCGTTTACCAGATGAACCTGCACTTGTTCTCTAACCTCGATCCGGAGGTTAAGGCATGA
- the nuoF gene encoding NADH-quinone oxidoreductase subunit NuoF, with protein MAECVKVCTQNFGKGAQDIKVYKKLGGYSNISERLFNMSQFELIDYVQRSNLRGRGGAGFPTGMKWSFVPRGTGKPVYIVVNADEGEGGTFKDHFLMLEDPHRLIEGLIIAAWALGSRAAYIYCRGEFLPCIEALNKALNQAYAAGYLGENICGTKFSFDIFVHRGAGAYICGEETALINSLEGQKGQPRLKPPFPAVCGAWKSPTCVNNVETIMSLPWILSHDPSEYAKMGTPRAGGTKVFCISGDVKNPGVYEAPLGTPMMTMINDYAGGVVGGKLKAVLPGGSSCAPLTAEEAAVATMDYECLASMKTMFGSGAMIIINDTHNMADLLNCLGNFYSHESCGQCTPCREGTGLLHRILNQMVAGNGHDGDVELMQSLSSGFGGVTICPLSISLGGPVSSYTAKFRADFDEYIAKNPEHAKPRVQENYRPGIFW; from the coding sequence ATGGCTGAATGTGTAAAAGTTTGTACGCAGAACTTTGGCAAGGGCGCCCAGGACATCAAAGTCTATAAGAAGCTGGGTGGCTACTCCAACATTTCTGAACGCTTGTTCAACATGAGCCAGTTTGAGCTCATTGATTACGTGCAACGTTCTAACCTCCGCGGACGCGGTGGTGCAGGCTTCCCGACCGGCATGAAGTGGAGCTTTGTGCCGCGTGGTACGGGCAAGCCGGTTTACATTGTCGTAAACGCTGATGAAGGCGAAGGCGGTACCTTTAAGGACCACTTCCTCATGCTCGAAGATCCGCACCGCTTGATTGAAGGCCTTATCATTGCAGCTTGGGCACTCGGTTCTCGCGCGGCCTACATCTACTGCCGTGGCGAATTCCTCCCGTGCATCGAGGCCTTGAACAAGGCCTTGAACCAGGCTTATGCTGCTGGCTATCTCGGCGAAAACATTTGCGGCACGAAGTTCAGCTTTGATATCTTTGTGCATCGCGGTGCTGGCGCCTACATTTGCGGTGAAGAAACTGCTCTTATTAACTCTCTTGAAGGCCAGAAGGGCCAGCCGCGCCTTAAGCCGCCGTTCCCGGCTGTTTGCGGTGCCTGGAAGTCCCCGACCTGCGTGAACAACGTCGAAACCATCATGTCGCTTCCGTGGATTTTGAGCCACGATCCGAGCGAATACGCCAAGATGGGTACGCCTCGCGCCGGTGGTACGAAGGTGTTCTGCATTTCCGGTGACGTGAAGAACCCGGGCGTGTACGAAGCTCCTCTCGGCACTCCGATGATGACTATGATTAACGATTACGCCGGTGGCGTTGTGGGTGGCAAGCTCAAGGCTGTGCTCCCGGGCGGTTCCTCTTGCGCTCCCTTGACGGCTGAAGAAGCTGCAGTCGCCACGATGGACTACGAATGCCTCGCCTCCATGAAGACGATGTTCGGTTCTGGCGCCATGATTATCATCAACGATACGCACAACATGGCAGACCTCTTGAATTGCCTCGGCAACTTCTACAGCCATGAATCTTGCGGCCAGTGCACGCCGTGCCGTGAAGGTACAGGCCTCTTGCACCGCATCTTGAACCAGATGGTGGCCGGCAATGGTCACGATGGCGATGTGGAACTGATGCAGAGCCTTTCTAGCGGATTTGGTGGCGTGACGATTTGCCCGCTTTCGATTTCTCTCGGTGGCCCGGTTTCGAGCTACACTGCAAAGTTCCGTGCGGACTTTGACGAATATATCGCTAAGAACCCCGAACATGCAAAACCGCGTGTTCAGGAAAACTATCGTCCTGGAATTTTCTGGTAA